The window AATGTGTTTGTCCCAGCTCGGCAGTGGAAGAGGTATGAATCCACAATGCATGGGCATAAACGCTGCTAGCCATCAGGCCAAGCAGCAGGCTCAAAACAAGTGATTTTATCGATATATGTTTCATGTTTTTTTATTAAAGCTTTCGAATCATTTCTATCAATTGAAGTTGCTCATTGGCCTCTATGGCTGAAGCTTTCAAATGATAGAATTCTTCTTCTGAAAATGAAAATTGAATGTCTTGATGATAAGTTTCTATGATTACTCGGTCAATACCGTCCATGCAAGGAAATTTGTAATAGTCAAAATCTATCTGTTTCAAATACCTAATAAAGGCCGCAAAATTTACCTCATCAAAGCCAATCATTACTTGATGATACATTAATCCCATTCTACAACAGTCCACGCATTTGGTGAATATAAAATCTTGGTTTTGATAGATTACTTCAGTTTTACATGTTGACATTCCAAAGTTGTTTAGCGATTGAAAATTGTTCTATTTCTTTACCTGTAATAGTTTTCATAGCATACCCAACCAATAATATGGCAGTAGAAAGGTTAAAGCTTTGCTGGATTATCAGTAAACTCTGAATATTAATTCCACTTCTTTTCCTTTAATTTAGGGTCAATTGATTCGGTTAGGTTTCCCTTACTTAAATTGGGCCTGGGTTTATTTGCCACATCTGCCGGCCGAGACAATAGGACAATCCACCCAGGACTTAATACCTTTATTCCGCAGGCTCTAAATGGCTAATGGCGGTGATTCTCCCTCCTTCAACCTTCAAACCTTGGGTAGCCGTAGCAGCAATTGCATCAAATTCATACACCCAGCTACCCGTTTCAGTAGTAATCCCAATGTAGGCCATTCCATTCTGAGTGGAGTAATTATTGGTGGTTACACTGACGATCTCATCTTCTGTCGGAGCACCCGAAACCCAAGTAAACGTCTTGTTGTAAACATCTGCGATTCCAAAGCGATTTCCGGTAGAATATGCTCCTTTTTCCTCCCTCATGATCACTATAAATTTTCCATTTCCTGCATAGGTTTTTGCCGTGATGTAATAGTCATCTGCCAATTCTTCCACATTGAAATAGTAAGATTCATCGAAGGCCAATTCCCCTTTTTTAATCCTAGTGATTGCAGAGGGCAAAGTGCTGGTCATTTCCCCATTGGAAGTAGCTATGGAGCTGGAAAAAGCATAAGCATCTCCTAGTTCATCAACCTCCAATCCGGAAAGAAAATAGCGTCCGATAAAACTGGTTCTGTTGTCTTTAATTACAGTGTTTAATTCCATGCTAGGATAATCGAAAACTGCGATATAAGCACTGTCGGGGTAAGAGGTGCCGAAAGTATCGTTGCAGCAAGCTTTGATGCTAAAATAGGGAGCAAATAATTTGTCTCCCACTTGTGTAACCCAGGAAAAGAACGCTCTTTCTCCATTATTGGCTATTTCTTCTTGGTTCCACTGACCATCATCAACAATCTGAAGTTGCTCGGTATCTAGCCTATACCAAGAGGCCATAGGTTCGTCACCTCTTGAAATTTTTACCATGACAATATCGTCATTCATTGGGCCAAAGGCCTGCACCGTTTCGGATTGAAAATCCGATTTTTTCACAAGGCTCCCATTCACATCAAGCTCATAGGTGGTCACAGCTCCCGGGTTTCCTTGTCCATACAGCATACTAAAGAATTTGTTATTATGGGTGACATAATAACGGTAGGTTCCATCTTGTTCTACACCATTCCCGAGGGTACTAACTGTTCCTTCGGTTAGACTTTCAGCAGTCAATAAGTAATCTGCAACTCCATCTGAAGCCATTGGGGTAGAGGCGATAATATATCGATTTTCTCCTGTAGCAACAGGGGGTTCTTCTTCGTTAGGTGTTGTTTCACAACTGATTAAGCTTATGACCATTGCGACCATACATGCTAATAAATAATTACGGTTGGTTTTCATTTGTTTAGTAAGAATTAGTATATAAAATATCTGATTTTTCCGGAGAAACTTCTCCCGGGTTTTTGTAAGCTAAAATTATCGTAAAGGACTCTATCGAATAGGTTTCTGCATTCAGCTACAAGCTGTAACTTGCCTTTGGCTCCCGTGGTATAGGTGGCGCTTAAATCATGAGAGAGCTGCATGGGAACATCAAACTTCTCAGAGCCTAAGCTTGGCCAATACAAGTAAAAAGCATGTACATAAAGCAAATTATATCCTAAAGCCAAATCATTTCCTTTGCCAAATGCATTGGATAGGAGAACATTTATATCCGCATTTCCAAAGAGGTAGGGCATATTGGGGACACGGTCTCTGTACACCAAGCTTGGCACTGTTTGTCCCTCTTCATATTTTGTATTGTTTCTTAGATTTTGATAGGTAATATTGGTACCTGCATTGATCATGTTCCTATAGCTGTACCTTATTTCACCCTCTACCCCCAGATTCGTCACATTATAGAGGTTATCCATTACCTGCATGCTTTGGTTATTGTTTAGCCTTGGGCGAATAAAATCTTTGGCATCTCTATAAAATCCATTGGCAGAAAAATCCAGTCGATGATTTGCGTGCAACTGCTTCCATATGCTCAATCCTAAATTATAATTGTAGCTGTTTTCAGGTTTTAAGTCTAAATTTCCCTGAAGATTTACCATGTCCCCAAACAACTCCTCAGGTTCCGGCAAGCGGTAGCTTTTTTCAAAGGAGGCCTTCAGTTGAAAATTACCTGTTAGGAAATAAGACCCGGTTACACCATAACCCGGATAGGTAAAAGTTTCCTTGTTGTTCCGGTAGGCTACATCCCCATAATTTCCCGAAGGATTATAAGCCATAGCAAAATAATTGCTTTGATTGTATATTTTAGAGAAAGCAGAAATACTTCCCTTTTCTTCCCAATTAAGCTGATAGCTTATTCCTGTGATGTTTTTAGATGTCTTTCTGGGTTGCTCATAAATTTCTCTTTCTGGGTACAATTCATCACTGCCGGTCCGGTTAAAACTGTTAAATACATGGCTAACAGCAATGGTATGAATGTCTTTAAATTGGTAATGCGTGTTAGCAGTAAAAACAGCATTATTGTTTTTAAACTTGTACATGGAATAGGAGCGCTCTCCTCCCTCTGTTTCGTATTCTTTATATTGCTGAAACCAATTGTAGCGCCTATTGACGGTATCTATGTTTTGTTCTGTTCCAAAATTATAATTGGCATTTATATTTAAATCCAAACCTTGGGTAAATAAATCTTGCTTATTGTATTTGAGGGTAGGCATTAGGATGGTTCCTTTTCTATGCCAATCACCAAAAACTGATACTAACCTTGCCCCGGTTTGAATTTCAGCATAATTTTTCCCCGCTGTTAATCCCAACATTAACTTGTCTGCATAGGGTTTGCCTTGAACACCCACTTGGGTAATCACGGTTTCATTGTGGTAATTGTCATGAAACCTCCTCACCCGTTGGTTAGGATAGTATTTCCCGGTTTCAATATCCGCTACATCCACATTGACCCAATAATTGTTGTCGGAATAATTTTGAAAGGCATTGAACTGTACAGTAAAACCTGATTTGTCTACATAAGCAGTATTGATAACCGTACGATGGGTATTGAATGAGCCGAAAGAATAGGAGGCATCTACATAGTTTTTCCTAACTTTTTTAGTAACAATATTTACAGCACCCCCCAAAGCATCTGCCCCTAAACCAATAGGAACGACACCCTTATAGACTTCTATGCGTTCTGCTAGATTGATTGGAATATTATTCAGCTGGAAGGAAGAACCGAAATCATCCATGGGAATCCCATCAATAAAAAACTTTACTTGTTTCCCTGAAAAACCATTTAAGGAAAAATTCATCCTGGAGCCTACTCCTCCGCTTTCTCTAACCCTAACACCTGAAACCCTGTCCAATGCATGGCC of the Cyclobacterium marinum DSM 745 genome contains:
- a CDS encoding DUF6686 family protein, with amino-acid sequence MSTCKTEVIYQNQDFIFTKCVDCCRMGLMYHQVMIGFDEVNFAAFIRYLKQIDFDYYKFPCMDGIDRVIIETYHQDIQFSFSEEEFYHLKASAIEANEQLQLIEMIRKL
- a CDS encoding DUF4374 domain-containing protein — its product is MKTNRNYLLACMVAMVISLISCETTPNEEEPPVATGENRYIIASTPMASDGVADYLLTAESLTEGTVSTLGNGVEQDGTYRYYVTHNNKFFSMLYGQGNPGAVTTYELDVNGSLVKKSDFQSETVQAFGPMNDDIVMVKISRGDEPMASWYRLDTEQLQIVDDGQWNQEEIANNGERAFFSWVTQVGDKLFAPYFSIKACCNDTFGTSYPDSAYIAVFDYPSMELNTVIKDNRTSFIGRYFLSGLEVDELGDAYAFSSSIATSNGEMTSTLPSAITRIKKGELAFDESYYFNVEELADDYYITAKTYAGNGKFIVIMREEKGAYSTGNRFGIADVYNKTFTWVSGAPTEDEIVSVTTNNYSTQNGMAYIGITTETGSWVYEFDAIAATATQGLKVEGGRITAISHLEPAE
- a CDS encoding TonB-dependent receptor yields the protein MQYNKILSLIFLCLLLTQFAYPQEAGQIKGTVTDQEGQPIPGVLVQVLELKKGLVTEADGTFQLQLPSGEDYTLTFSFLGYESKQQVISKDQSNKNLTIQLTEAATDLQEFTILGKSELSEIREKAFNVEVVDARKLHHTNLDLGHALDRVSGVRVRESGGVGSRMNFSLNGFSGKQVKFFIDGIPMDDFGSSFQLNNIPINLAERIEVYKGVVPIGLGADALGGAVNIVTKKVRKNYVDASYSFGSFNTHRTVINTAYVDKSGFTVQFNAFQNYSDNNYWVNVDVADIETGKYYPNQRVRRFHDNYHNETVITQVGVQGKPYADKLMLGLTAGKNYAEIQTGARLVSVFGDWHRKGTILMPTLKYNKQDLFTQGLDLNINANYNFGTEQNIDTVNRRYNWFQQYKEYETEGGERSYSMYKFKNNNAVFTANTHYQFKDIHTIAVSHVFNSFNRTGSDELYPEREIYEQPRKTSKNITGISYQLNWEEKGSISAFSKIYNQSNYFAMAYNPSGNYGDVAYRNNKETFTYPGYGVTGSYFLTGNFQLKASFEKSYRLPEPEELFGDMVNLQGNLDLKPENSYNYNLGLSIWKQLHANHRLDFSANGFYRDAKDFIRPRLNNNQSMQVMDNLYNVTNLGVEGEIRYSYRNMINAGTNITYQNLRNNTKYEEGQTVPSLVYRDRVPNMPYLFGNADINVLLSNAFGKGNDLALGYNLLYVHAFYLYWPSLGSEKFDVPMQLSHDLSATYTTGAKGKLQLVAECRNLFDRVLYDNFSLQKPGRSFSGKIRYFIY